A single genomic interval of Gossypium raimondii isolate GPD5lz chromosome 11, ASM2569854v1, whole genome shotgun sequence harbors:
- the LOC105801517 gene encoding aquaporin PIP2-7, which yields MDEVQGKKDYVDPPPAPLLDMEELKSWSFHRAVLAEFVATLLFLYVLVATVIGHQRQPACQGVGPLGIAWAVGGMIFVLVYCTAGISGGHINPAVTLGLFVARKVSLVRAVAYMVAQCLGAIFGAGLAKSVMKHYYNTLGGGTNVVVAGNSKGAALGAEIIGTFVLVYTVFSATDPKRNARDSHVPVLAPLPIGFAVFVVHLATIPITGTGINPARSLGAAVIYNNGQVWDDQWIFWIGPFIGAVMAAAYHQYVLRAEAMKALKSFRGNSTS from the exons ATGGATGAGGTACAGGGGAAGAAGGATTACGTAGACCCGCCACCAGCTCCCTTGTTGGACATGGAAGAACTTAAGAGCTGGTCTTTTCACAGAGCTGTCCTTGCCGAGTTCGTTGctactcttttatttctttacgtGTTAGTTGCCACTGTTATCGGTCACCAAAGGCAACCTGCTTGTCAGGGTGTTGGTCCCCTTGGTATTGCTTGGGCTGTCGGCGGCATGATCTTCGTTCTCGTCTACTGCACTGCGGGAATCTCTG GTGGTCATATTAATCCGGCGGTAACGTTGGGGTTGTTCGTGGCTCGGAAGGTTTCATTGGTTCGAGCGGTGGCCTACATGGTGGCGCAGTGTTTGGGAGCTATTTTTGGCGCAGGTTTAGCAAAGTCCGTCATGAAGCACTACTATAATACACTAGGAGGTGGTACAAACGTCGTGGTTGCTGGGAACTCGAAAGGCGCCGCTTTGGGAGCTGAGATCATCGGCACCTTCGTCCTCGTCTACACCGTTTTCTCTGCCACTGATCCCAAAAGAAATGCACGCGATTCCCATGTCCCC GTGTTGGCGCCCTTGCCAATAGGATTTGCTGTGTTTGTGGTGCACCTGGCCACCATTCCCATCACCGGCACTGGCATTAACCCGGCTAGGAGTCTCGGTGCTGCTGTCATCTACAACAATGGACAAGTGTGGGATGATcag TGGATATTTTGGATTGGCCCTTTCATTGGAGCGGTGATGGCAGCGGCGTATCATCAATACGTACTGAGAGCTGAGGCTATGAAAGCTTTAAAATCCTTCCGCGGCAACTCTACAAGTTAA